In Methanonatronarchaeum sp. AMET-Sl, one genomic interval encodes:
- the truD gene encoding tRNA pseudouridine(13) synthase TruD, with protein sequence MRKTENKLEKKVGIKYYTSSQDGVNGKLKKTPEDFIVNEISSNNQTDYDPDKFEEYEQTSFKIKAKNWETNNLIREISNQLGVSKNRIGFSGTKDKRAITEQTMTIYNIRKKQLEKLDIKNVEISNIGLTNERNDLGNLIGNEFTIKIQDIKNKENIPKITETLNKKGVINYFGIQRFGSKRPNTHIVGEKIVRDKPKKAVKQYVAKTHPNEPKHTKKARQELWDKWEEQPYLEGLKKLPKHLRYERAMLDHLHTHQNDYIGALRKLPHNLLQMFIHSYQSYLYHKMINERIKQNLPLNKCLEGDVVCYTDLETDIPNRYATERVEPHNQQKIQEMIDVNKAFITAPLIGIQTKRAFGKMGKIEDKILKQEKIKPKDFKIKNMPELTSKGLRREITLKTKIKTKIKENTLTLNFFLPKGSYATLITREYMKNGYNP encoded by the coding sequence ATGAGAAAAACCGAAAACAAACTTGAAAAAAAGGTTGGAATAAAATACTATACCTCTAGTCAAGACGGAGTTAATGGCAAGTTAAAGAAAACCCCTGAAGACTTCATTGTAAACGAAATAAGTTCAAACAACCAAACTGATTACGACCCAGATAAATTCGAAGAATACGAACAAACCTCGTTCAAAATCAAAGCAAAAAACTGGGAAACAAACAACCTCATACGAGAAATATCAAACCAACTAGGAGTAAGCAAAAACCGAATCGGTTTCTCCGGAACAAAAGACAAAAGAGCAATCACAGAACAAACCATGACCATATACAACATACGTAAAAAACAACTAGAAAAACTAGACATAAAAAACGTTGAAATATCAAACATCGGACTAACAAACGAAAGAAACGACTTAGGAAACCTAATTGGAAACGAATTCACAATAAAAATCCAAGACATCAAAAACAAAGAAAACATACCAAAAATAACAGAGACACTGAACAAAAAAGGAGTCATAAATTATTTTGGAATACAGAGATTCGGTAGTAAAAGACCAAACACCCACATAGTAGGTGAAAAAATAGTTAGAGACAAACCCAAAAAAGCAGTAAAACAATACGTTGCAAAAACACATCCCAACGAACCCAAACACACAAAAAAAGCCAGACAAGAACTCTGGGATAAATGGGAAGAACAACCATACCTTGAAGGCCTCAAAAAACTACCAAAACACCTACGGTACGAAAGAGCAATGCTAGACCACCTACACACCCACCAAAACGACTACATAGGAGCATTAAGAAAACTACCCCACAACCTACTCCAGATGTTCATACATTCCTACCAATCATACCTATACCACAAAATGATAAACGAAAGAATAAAACAAAACCTACCACTAAACAAATGCCTAGAAGGAGACGTTGTATGCTACACCGACCTAGAAACAGACATACCCAATAGATACGCAACAGAAAGAGTTGAACCACATAACCAACAAAAAATCCAAGAAATGATCGATGTAAACAAAGCATTCATAACCGCCCCCCTAATAGGAATACAAACAAAAAGAGCATTCGGAAAAATGGGAAAAATAGAAGACAAAATACTAAAACAAGAAAAAATCAAACCAAAAGACTTCAAAATAAAAAACATGCCCGAACTCACATCAAAAGGCCTAAGACGAGAAATAACCCTCAAAACCAAAATCAAAACAAAAATCAAAGAAAACACATTAACACTAAACTTCTTCCTACCAAAAGGAAGTTATGCAACATTAATAACCAGAGAATACATGAAAAACGGATACAACCCGTGA
- the pth2 gene encoding peptidyl-tRNA hydrolase Pth2 has protein sequence MKQVIVLREDIDISKGKAAAQVAHASLNASLKVRNHSKTSFDKWMDNGAKKVVLKGENEDQLFELMSIARALDVSTSLVRDAGHTEIQSGTVTALGIGPDKDEVIDRITGDLKTY, from the coding sequence TTGAAACAGGTAATTGTGCTTAGAGAGGACATAGATATTTCTAAGGGAAAAGCGGCTGCACAAGTAGCCCACGCCTCACTAAATGCCTCTCTTAAAGTAAGGAATCACTCTAAAACTTCTTTCGATAAATGGATGGATAATGGTGCCAAAAAAGTCGTTCTTAAAGGTGAAAATGAAGACCAGCTCTTTGAACTAATGAGCATAGCAAGAGCCCTTGACGTATCCACCTCACTTGTAAGAGATGCAGGCCATACAGAAATCCAGTCAGGAACAGTCACAGCTCTAGGAATAGGTCCAGACAAAGACGAAGTCATCGATAGAATTACAGGAGACCTCAAAACCTACTAA
- a CDS encoding DUF126 domain-containing protein, with protein sequence MKIKGRSITKGIATGEILKTNQEISFLGGVDPETSKITDPNHELLGQEIKDKILIFPGGKGSTVGSYIIYQLKKNNKAPKAIINKETEPIVAVGAVISKIPLIDQINIDKLPKKGKATVNAEQGTIETNK encoded by the coding sequence GTGAAGATTAAAGGACGGAGCATAACCAAAGGCATTGCTACCGGAGAAATACTCAAAACAAACCAGGAAATCTCCTTTTTAGGGGGGGTAGACCCTGAAACAAGCAAGATAACCGACCCCAACCATGAACTATTGGGACAGGAAATCAAAGACAAAATATTGATCTTCCCAGGAGGAAAAGGTTCAACCGTTGGATCATACATAATATACCAACTAAAGAAAAACAATAAAGCACCTAAAGCAATAATAAACAAAGAAACAGAGCCAATAGTTGCTGTGGGAGCCGTAATCTCAAAAATACCTTTAATAGACCAAATAAACATCGATAAACTTCCAAAAAAAGGAAAAGCAACGGTAAACGCAGAACAAGGAACTATAGAAACCAATAAATAA
- a CDS encoding aconitase X catalytic domain-containing protein, which translates to MHLTKKEEKILEGKEGDVCQKAMEILVALGDIYDADKLIKINSVQVAGVSYKTIGDAGIEFLKDMKGQKVKVPTQLNPAGMDLEKWQEHGVTKEFASKQKEIIDIFREMDIDTKCTCTPYLTGLPHGYGQHLAWSESSAVSYVNSVIGARTNREGGPSALSSALIGKTPNYGYHLKENRKPDITIKVDTVLEGSDYGALGRIIGREVGNKVPYYQLESKPKDDELKGLGAAMASTGAVALYHVEGVTPESNEYTPPQNTLTITEREINQEYRGSKENVDLVAIGCPHLSPSQLETIKNLLEDRKTKKETWLFVSREVRDKMRKTIDEITKSGAKIITDTCMVVSPLEEIGFKKVMVDSGKAATYLPSMCNVEVTYSNLKECIEVACSED; encoded by the coding sequence ATGCATCTAACTAAAAAAGAAGAAAAAATCCTTGAAGGCAAAGAAGGAGATGTCTGTCAAAAAGCAATGGAGATATTGGTAGCCTTAGGCGATATATACGATGCAGACAAATTAATAAAAATAAATTCAGTACAGGTAGCTGGAGTTTCATACAAAACAATTGGAGACGCAGGAATCGAATTTCTAAAAGACATGAAAGGCCAGAAAGTCAAGGTACCCACACAACTCAACCCAGCCGGAATGGATTTAGAAAAATGGCAGGAACATGGAGTCACTAAGGAATTTGCATCGAAACAAAAAGAAATCATAGATATCTTCAGAGAAATGGATATAGACACAAAATGTACCTGCACACCATATCTAACAGGGTTACCACATGGCTATGGCCAACACCTAGCTTGGTCAGAGTCATCAGCAGTAAGCTACGTGAACTCAGTTATAGGTGCAAGAACAAATCGAGAGGGAGGGCCTTCTGCCTTATCAAGTGCATTGATAGGTAAAACACCTAACTATGGATACCACTTAAAGGAAAACAGAAAACCTGACATCACAATTAAAGTTGACACAGTGCTTGAAGGATCTGATTACGGAGCTTTAGGACGAATAATCGGTAGAGAAGTTGGAAACAAAGTTCCTTACTATCAATTAGAATCCAAACCAAAAGATGATGAATTAAAAGGTTTAGGGGCAGCAATGGCGTCGACCGGAGCAGTCGCTTTATATCATGTTGAAGGGGTAACCCCGGAAAGCAATGAGTACACACCACCCCAAAACACATTAACCATTACAGAAAGAGAGATAAATCAAGAATACAGAGGATCGAAAGAAAACGTTGATTTAGTAGCCATTGGATGTCCACATCTCTCCCCAAGCCAACTAGAAACAATAAAAAATTTACTAGAAGATAGAAAAACCAAAAAAGAAACATGGCTTTTCGTATCCAGAGAAGTTAGAGATAAAATGCGGAAAACAATTGATGAGATAACTAAGTCAGGTGCTAAAATAATAACAGACACATGTATGGTTGTTTCACCACTTGAGGAAATTGGATTCAAGAAAGTAATGGTGGATTCAGGAAAGGCTGCAACATACCTACCTAGCATGTGCAATGTAGAAGTAACATACTCAAACCTAAAAGAATGTATAGAGGTGGCTTGCAGTGAAGATTAA
- a CDS encoding UbiD family decarboxylase → MRDFLNQIEYYDIEKEFSPRFEIPAMAKKTDKTLLFNNVEGFDLPVAINVAGTRKNIAKDIGCDVDEIPSRIQEGIENPGKTVLNGEIVVEKPDLNKIPILKHFKSDAGRYITSGVVIAEDEEGRRNASIHRMLVKEKDKLGIRIVERHLHKIYSKAEKQDKALPIAIAIGLDPSVLLGICTRVPEGFDELRLSSALKGKPIELKQCDTIDLTVPDSEIVLEGHLVPNTREPEGPFVDITGTYDGVRDQPVIELTGMYLKENPIYHGLLPAGNEHKLLMGMPYEPLIIKEVAKHCKALNAVLSQGGSCYLHGVVQIQKENKNDGIKAIEAAMNAHSSMKHCIVVDEDIDIYNPTDIEHAIATRVKGDEDIYLYPDVRGSTLDPRGQPDGTVCKTGVDATKTLGEEDKFNRAKVPGEDSEKITKTLNGINNASN, encoded by the coding sequence TTGAGAGATTTTTTAAATCAAATTGAATATTATGATATAGAAAAGGAGTTTTCACCAAGATTCGAGATTCCGGCTATGGCTAAAAAAACAGATAAAACATTATTGTTTAATAATGTTGAGGGATTTGACCTCCCTGTAGCTATCAACGTAGCTGGTACAAGGAAGAACATCGCGAAAGATATTGGTTGTGATGTCGATGAAATTCCATCACGGATTCAAGAAGGCATCGAAAACCCAGGTAAAACGGTTTTGAATGGAGAGATAGTTGTTGAAAAACCAGATCTAAATAAAATACCTATTTTAAAACATTTTAAAAGTGATGCGGGTCGTTATATCACGTCAGGCGTTGTCATAGCTGAAGATGAAGAAGGTAGGCGAAACGCCTCTATACACCGCATGTTAGTAAAAGAAAAAGATAAACTCGGTATACGGATTGTTGAAAGACATCTTCATAAAATATACAGTAAAGCTGAAAAACAAGATAAAGCTTTACCGATAGCCATTGCCATTGGATTGGATCCAAGTGTACTTCTCGGTATCTGCACCCGAGTACCCGAAGGTTTCGATGAATTAAGGCTTTCAAGTGCTTTAAAAGGAAAACCAATTGAATTAAAACAATGTGATACAATAGACCTAACCGTTCCAGATAGCGAGATTGTTCTTGAAGGACATCTAGTTCCAAACACCCGGGAGCCAGAAGGGCCTTTCGTAGATATAACAGGAACTTATGACGGTGTTAGAGACCAACCGGTTATAGAGCTAACTGGCATGTATTTGAAGGAAAACCCGATCTATCACGGTTTACTACCTGCTGGAAACGAACATAAACTCTTGATGGGAATGCCATATGAACCTCTTATAATAAAAGAGGTGGCCAAACACTGTAAAGCCTTAAATGCCGTATTATCTCAAGGAGGTAGTTGCTACCTACACGGTGTTGTCCAAATCCAGAAAGAAAACAAAAATGATGGGATTAAAGCGATTGAGGCGGCAATGAATGCTCATTCCAGCATGAAACACTGTATAGTTGTGGATGAAGACATAGATATCTACAACCCAACAGATATCGAGCACGCGATCGCCACAAGAGTCAAAGGAGATGAAGACATCTATCTCTATCCAGATGTTAGAGGCTCAACATTAGACCCAAGGGGACAGCCCGATGGAACCGTATGTAAAACAGGTGTAGATGCAACAAAAACACTTGGAGAAGAAGATAAATTCAATCGAGCAAAAGTACCTGGAGAGGACAGCGAAAAAATAACAAAAACCTTAAACGGAATAAACAATGCATCTAACTAA
- a CDS encoding UbiX family flavin prenyltransferase yields the protein MVFIRLILGLTGASGIRYGTRLLEVSRDLDSIELHLVVSDAGEKLIKIESDYDVESVLGMADYSYGYNEMDAPIASGSYKTDGMCVVPSSTKTLSSIAGGVTDNLITRAADVCLKENRNLVLVTRETPLNLIHLENMARVCKAGATVLPACPGFYSEPETIEDMVDFVVGRVLDQFNIEHSLYRRWSG from the coding sequence GTGGTATTTATTAGATTAATATTGGGTTTGACTGGTGCAAGTGGAATAAGGTATGGAACAAGGTTGTTGGAGGTTTCAAGAGATTTAGATAGTATCGAACTGCATCTTGTTGTTTCAGATGCTGGTGAAAAGTTGATTAAGATTGAATCTGATTACGATGTTGAATCTGTTTTAGGTATGGCTGATTATTCCTATGGTTACAATGAAATGGATGCTCCGATAGCCAGCGGTTCATATAAAACAGATGGTATGTGTGTTGTACCATCCAGTACAAAAACATTATCTTCTATAGCTGGTGGCGTTACAGATAACTTAATTACTAGAGCAGCTGATGTCTGTCTTAAGGAAAATAGAAACCTGGTTTTAGTTACCAGAGAAACTCCCCTAAACCTGATTCACTTAGAAAACATGGCTAGGGTTTGCAAAGCGGGTGCAACTGTATTACCGGCCTGTCCAGGTTTTTATAGTGAACCTGAAACGATTGAAGATATGGTTGATTTTGTGGTTGGCCGGGTTTTAGATCAATTTAATATTGAACATAGTCTTTATAGGAGGTGGAGTGGTTGA
- a CDS encoding HD domain-containing protein — translation MSKIIKDPVHGYISVDDFVLDLIDTPVVQRLRRVKQLGFSYLVYPGANHTRFEHSLGAYHLACEMCDSLDISKREVKAAGLLHDIGHGPFSHTSEEVLVSWFDISHEDFAEEVVFSSEISSVLDSWGVSSDLVLSLIGGEGKYGQVIASELDVDRMDYLVRDAHYTGVAYGTIDYERLINEMKFVDGDLIVMEGGLKAAESLLVSRFLMQPTVYFHHASRIAEKMVMSAVEVALERGILDGDGFRRMFDFEVLLKLREVDGFPGNMVNRVLNRELYKRAVEVNRSSIESDCVDKLETDIEFRREMEKVIASEAGVENVIIDAPPRVGMEELKTKVLQGGDVKRLDEVSRIVDILDDAQSDQWKFRIYVPEGTVKEVKEVSKEFLELENIDY, via the coding sequence ATGAGTAAGATTATTAAGGATCCTGTTCATGGTTATATATCTGTTGATGATTTTGTTTTGGATTTGATTGATACGCCTGTTGTTCAGAGGTTGAGGCGTGTTAAACAGCTTGGTTTTTCGTATTTAGTTTATCCTGGTGCTAATCATACTCGGTTTGAGCATTCTTTAGGGGCTTATCACTTGGCTTGTGAGATGTGTGATAGTCTTGATATATCTAAGAGAGAGGTTAAGGCCGCTGGTTTGTTGCATGATATTGGGCATGGTCCTTTTTCTCATACAAGTGAGGAGGTTTTGGTTAGTTGGTTTGATATAAGTCATGAGGATTTTGCTGAAGAGGTTGTTTTCAGTTCTGAGATATCTAGTGTTTTAGATAGTTGGGGGGTTAGTTCTGATTTGGTTTTGTCTTTGATTGGTGGTGAGGGTAAGTATGGTCAGGTTATTGCGAGTGAGCTTGATGTGGATAGGATGGATTATTTGGTTCGGGATGCGCATTATACGGGGGTTGCTTATGGAACTATTGATTATGAAAGACTTATTAATGAAATGAAGTTTGTGGATGGTGATTTGATAGTTATGGAGGGGGGTTTGAAGGCTGCTGAGTCATTACTTGTTTCTAGGTTTTTGATGCAGCCAACTGTTTATTTTCATCATGCTTCTAGAATTGCTGAAAAAATGGTTATGTCTGCCGTTGAGGTTGCTTTAGAGAGAGGTATTTTAGATGGTGATGGGTTTAGGCGTATGTTTGATTTTGAGGTTTTGCTCAAGCTTCGTGAAGTAGATGGTTTTCCTGGCAATATGGTTAATCGTGTGTTGAATCGAGAGTTATATAAACGAGCGGTTGAGGTTAACCGTAGTTCTATTGAATCTGATTGTGTTGATAAACTTGAGACCGATATTGAGTTTCGTAGAGAGATGGAGAAAGTAATTGCAAGTGAAGCGGGTGTTGAAAATGTGATTATAGATGCTCCGCCTAGAGTCGGGATGGAGGAGTTGAAAACTAAAGTTCTTCAAGGAGGAGATGTTAAACGTCTAGATGAGGTTTCTAGAATTGTAGATATATTGGATGATGCTCAATCTGATCAATGGAAATTCAGGATATATGTTCCTGAAGGAACCGTTAAAGAAGTTAAGGAAGTGTCCAAAGAGTTTTTAGAATTGGAGAATATAGATTATTGA
- a CDS encoding secondary thiamine-phosphate synthase enzyme YjbQ: MAYSFKVSTEMRTEFVDITDRVEDVVTGLGDGVVVVFSGHTTTGLTVNENESGLISDMESFLGSLVGSENWLHDRIDDNADSHLRGLLLDSSLAIPFEGGELLLGSWQSIFLVELDGPRDREVVLKVVG; encoded by the coding sequence ATGGCTTATAGCTTTAAGGTTAGTACTGAAATGAGGACAGAGTTTGTTGATATTACTGATCGTGTTGAGGATGTGGTTACTGGTTTGGGGGATGGAGTGGTTGTTGTTTTTTCGGGTCATACAACGACTGGTTTAACTGTTAATGAGAATGAAAGTGGGCTTATTAGTGATATGGAGTCTTTTTTAGGTTCTTTAGTGGGTTCTGAGAACTGGCTTCATGATCGCATTGATGATAATGCTGATTCCCATTTAAGGGGATTGTTGTTGGATTCTAGTTTGGCTATTCCTTTTGAAGGTGGTGAGTTATTGCTTGGGTCTTGGCAATCTATTTTTTTGGTTGAGCTTGATGGACCTAGGGATAGGGAGGTTGTTTTGAAGGTGGTTGGTTAA
- the cofE gene encoding coenzyme F420-0:L-glutamate ligase — protein sequence MNLKITGIKLPIIKKDDNLPKIIKNHIKQPKQKDVLVVSQTIISKSTGQTINLNNIKPTKEAKKIAEKTNKKPEICQLILNQSKILTLGPNYIITNKNGLICANAQIDQSNAGPNKAILPPKNPEKHAKKIHKETKTPTIITDSIGRPFRKGAVGTAIAQSGIKPLTDYKNQKDLYQQKMKTTTQCIADELASAANLVMGESNQQTPIAQIRGFQHHGKPLKKQINRKPKNTAFKPKKPYKNEKIKRN from the coding sequence ATGAACCTAAAAATAACCGGAATAAAACTCCCCATAATAAAAAAAGACGACAACCTCCCAAAAATAATAAAAAACCACATAAAACAACCAAAACAAAAAGACGTCTTAGTAGTAAGCCAAACAATAATATCAAAATCAACAGGACAAACAATCAACCTAAACAATATAAAACCAACAAAAGAAGCAAAAAAAATAGCAGAAAAAACAAACAAAAAACCTGAAATATGCCAACTAATACTAAACCAAAGCAAAATACTAACCCTAGGACCAAACTACATAATCACAAACAAAAATGGATTAATATGCGCAAACGCCCAAATAGACCAATCAAACGCAGGACCAAACAAAGCAATACTACCCCCAAAAAACCCAGAAAAACACGCAAAAAAAATACATAAAGAAACAAAAACACCAACAATAATAACAGACAGCATAGGAAGACCATTCCGAAAAGGAGCTGTAGGAACAGCAATCGCCCAATCAGGAATAAAACCACTCACAGACTATAAAAACCAAAAAGACCTATACCAACAAAAAATGAAAACAACAACCCAATGCATAGCCGATGAACTAGCAAGCGCCGCAAACCTAGTAATGGGCGAATCAAACCAACAAACACCCATCGCCCAAATACGAGGATTCCAACACCACGGAAAACCACTAAAAAAACAAATAAACCGCAAACCAAAAAACACAGCCTTCAAACCAAAAAAACCATACAAAAACGAAAAGATAAAGAGAAATTAA
- a CDS encoding RAD55 family ATPase — translation MSGFNTGIDGMDVEIPQGSSVVFQGPPLSGKHIFAKRFFYKGLENEESSILITSNESGKKVVDWFDKNEMALDKHEERYGIVDCISESQELEKADSNKNVAYASNPGDLTEIGIKTSEYIRDLYKKGKNEKIRICIDSISIMMMYADTRNIFRFLHTFSGRIKSIDGTLTILLEEGSHDEKTLNIIKQIMDIQIKSRENDEQKEIRISGSGIETGWKNYEITPKNLIIKDINK, via the coding sequence ATGAGTGGTTTTAATACTGGTATTGATGGAATGGATGTTGAGATCCCTCAAGGGTCTAGTGTTGTTTTCCAAGGACCCCCTTTATCTGGTAAACATATTTTTGCTAAACGATTTTTTTATAAAGGACTGGAAAATGAGGAATCTTCAATATTGATTACTTCAAATGAGAGTGGTAAGAAGGTAGTAGATTGGTTTGATAAAAATGAAATGGCTTTAGATAAACATGAAGAGAGATATGGTATTGTTGACTGTATATCGGAAAGTCAAGAACTTGAAAAAGCAGATTCTAATAAAAATGTCGCTTACGCTTCAAATCCAGGAGACCTTACAGAAATAGGAATCAAGACTTCTGAATATATCCGAGATCTCTATAAAAAAGGTAAAAATGAAAAAATAAGGATATGTATAGATTCTATTTCTATTATGATGATGTATGCAGATACTAGAAATATATTCCGTTTCCTACACACTTTTTCTGGCCGTATAAAATCAATTGATGGAACATTAACTATTCTTTTAGAAGAAGGTAGCCACGACGAAAAAACCTTAAACATAATAAAACAGATTATGGATATTCAAATAAAATCCCGAGAAAACGACGAGCAAAAAGAAATAAGAATATCTGGAAGTGGAATAGAAACCGGATGGAAAAACTACGAAATAACTCCAAAAAACCTCATAATAAAAGACATAAACAAATAA